Proteins encoded by one window of Methylomonas sp. AM2-LC:
- a CDS encoding helicase-related protein yields MNHQANNSQIEEQKLGRLKGLGVTDIYLAPLLLPKSYLDLRVSEITYHLREVVVDQRIVFVGVLKSFFHKRDCIPNRVTLIITDARATELTSTFFIPQNDTVDFSKELGKKTNQFVCLTGTVGLYQEKLQLHSPEFIDINLVGKVIPNYPGKAKYISSNTVREQMKYLVPNNIVLAAAWIKERLDLGSKEESDLLSVSPFLAKNPTIEYLISQAHNPTSPKSGVHCCKILRLIATYDVLKRAREEASRPLDDQSIIDINPRNIDQLLSETAPALIPTDEQRVVINEICDDLRSKKPMLRLLSADVGFGKTYVAATAGAGVIRSGGTTLWLCPNQPLAVQTQQKIMEWWPDINPGLVMGDAKGITDSRFLIGTTALLHRIKADMNVNLLIIDESQKFGKDQMDYFITPGTNVLYSTATCIPRTAALLEYGGLSVSRITKAHVQKTIKTRMVFLENREKLFDSLRRNIIAGHQALIIYPLAESNEDAEVDRKSAEGAYKLWEINFPGRVRYMHGKLSNQEKINAIAAMRNNEADILIATTAVETGIDLPRLRHVMVVQAERLGVNQLHQLRGRASRTGGIGRFDLYFPKRISDTSRARMEILINFSDGFDVANENMKIQGFGDLGTNGTAQSGKSLSFLPGHNIDQQSVEWVCEHWFKNDS; encoded by the coding sequence ATGAACCATCAGGCCAACAACTCACAAATTGAAGAGCAAAAGCTTGGAAGGTTAAAAGGATTGGGAGTCACTGATATCTACCTTGCTCCTTTGTTACTTCCAAAGTCCTACTTGGATTTAAGGGTAAGTGAGATTACTTATCATTTAAGAGAGGTTGTTGTTGATCAAAGGATTGTGTTTGTTGGTGTTCTCAAGAGTTTTTTTCATAAACGTGACTGTATTCCAAATCGAGTTACCTTAATTATAACGGATGCAAGAGCCACTGAGTTGACTTCAACTTTTTTTATTCCGCAGAATGACACTGTCGATTTTAGTAAAGAACTTGGTAAAAAAACTAATCAGTTTGTCTGTTTGACTGGCACCGTAGGACTATACCAAGAAAAATTACAACTGCATTCACCTGAGTTTATTGATATTAATCTAGTAGGAAAAGTTATTCCAAACTACCCAGGCAAAGCAAAGTATATTTCTTCGAATACCGTACGTGAGCAGATGAAATATTTAGTGCCTAACAATATTGTGCTTGCAGCGGCTTGGATCAAAGAACGATTGGATTTGGGTAGCAAGGAAGAATCTGATTTACTGTCTGTTTCCCCCTTTTTGGCTAAGAATCCAACTATAGAATATTTGATTTCTCAAGCTCATAACCCTACTTCCCCTAAATCTGGAGTACATTGTTGCAAAATACTCAGATTAATTGCAACTTACGACGTATTAAAACGTGCCCGCGAAGAAGCATCCCGCCCCTTAGATGATCAATCAATCATTGATATTAATCCTAGAAATATTGATCAGTTACTTTCAGAAACAGCTCCCGCATTGATACCCACGGACGAACAAAGAGTCGTCATTAATGAAATATGTGACGACCTGAGAAGCAAAAAACCTATGCTTCGCTTATTAAGCGCCGATGTTGGTTTTGGAAAAACATACGTTGCGGCTACAGCAGGTGCAGGTGTCATACGTTCAGGTGGAACAACCCTTTGGCTATGTCCAAACCAACCTCTTGCGGTACAAACGCAACAAAAAATCATGGAATGGTGGCCAGATATTAACCCTGGTCTAGTAATGGGAGACGCAAAAGGGATTACTGATTCTAGATTCTTAATTGGAACAACAGCTTTGTTGCATCGTATTAAGGCCGATATGAACGTAAATTTACTAATAATTGACGAGTCACAAAAATTTGGCAAAGATCAAATGGATTACTTTATAACGCCGGGAACCAACGTACTTTACTCTACAGCAACCTGCATACCAAGAACGGCCGCCTTACTTGAATACGGTGGCCTATCCGTATCGCGGATTACCAAAGCACATGTTCAAAAAACAATTAAGACAAGAATGGTCTTCCTTGAAAATAGAGAGAAACTATTTGATTCACTCCGCCGAAATATTATAGCCGGTCACCAAGCACTGATTATTTATCCTTTAGCTGAATCTAATGAGGATGCGGAAGTGGATCGTAAGTCAGCTGAAGGCGCTTATAAGCTTTGGGAAATAAACTTTCCAGGTAGAGTGCGTTATATGCATGGAAAATTGAGTAATCAAGAGAAAATTAACGCAATTGCCGCAATGCGAAACAACGAGGCCGATATCCTTATCGCCACTACGGCGGTAGAGACAGGGATCGACTTACCTCGGTTACGCCATGTAATGGTGGTACAAGCTGAAAGGCTAGGAGTAAACCAATTGCATCAGTTGCGCGGAAGAGCTAGTCGGACAGGAGGCATAGGCAGGTTCGATCTTTATTTTCCAAAACGAATAAGCGACACATCAAGAGCAAGAATGGAAATTTTGATCAATTTCTCAGACGGATTTGACGTAGCAAACGAAAACATGAAAATTCAAGGTTTTGGCGACCTTGGTACAAATGGTACTGCACAGTCTGGTAAATCACTCAGTTTTTTACCTGGCCATAATATTGATCAGCAATCGGTTGAGTGGGTGTGCGAGCATTGGTTTAAAAACGATTCTTAG
- a CDS encoding uracil-DNA glycosylase yields MIKDFNLEWTNKSCSLCENLTSCRTQIVLATPSKQGGLLAIGEAPGHSEDVKGEGFVGIAGKTLDRLLLPHGIGRNDYGRANICRCRPPENRKPTPNEIEACLPFLVDLIQKTKPKVILTVGGTPTSIFFGKGSLYSKITDQVAYNDCSSLLYKDFAHKGMSNILPEIPYIVPTPHTSPLAFNRNAPSGEKWAVIAERQVDIAVKLLLNH; encoded by the coding sequence GTGATTAAAGATTTTAACTTAGAGTGGACCAATAAAAGCTGTTCTCTTTGCGAAAATCTAACTTCATGTCGCACACAAATTGTGTTGGCCACACCTTCTAAACAAGGCGGTCTGCTAGCCATTGGTGAGGCTCCCGGCCATTCAGAAGATGTCAAAGGGGAAGGATTTGTCGGAATTGCCGGTAAAACATTAGACCGTCTTTTGTTGCCCCACGGCATAGGCCGGAATGATTACGGTCGTGCTAATATATGCCGCTGTCGTCCACCTGAAAACAGGAAGCCAACACCAAACGAAATCGAAGCCTGCCTGCCATTTCTTGTTGATCTCATCCAGAAAACCAAGCCAAAAGTGATTCTCACTGTAGGAGGAACGCCGACAAGTATTTTCTTCGGTAAGGGATCTTTGTATTCAAAGATTACAGATCAAGTCGCATATAACGACTGTAGCTCATTACTTTACAAAGATTTTGCTCACAAAGGCATGTCTAATATTTTGCCCGAGATACCTTATATTGTACCAACACCTCACACCAGTCCACTTGCATTTAATAGAAACGCTCCGTCCGGAGAGAAATGGGCTGTTATTGCTGAGCGTCAGGTTGATATTGCCGTAAAACTACTTCTTAATCACTAA